The proteins below come from a single Pseudomonas chlororaphis genomic window:
- a CDS encoding LysR family transcriptional regulator: protein MANALPDLKLLRIFVSVVRHQGFANAQHELNLSTSAISTYMSQLESALGLVLCHRGRGGFSLTSKGELFHQETLRLLGELEGFEQYAAALKGELRGTLNLGVIDSTVSDKALPFAEAIGAYSQEHPAVHLHLSVLSPYELQLGVQDNRLDLAIGAFSTRMSGLVYMPLYREQHWLYCSNRHPLFHERRIPEPVITQQRMVGRGYWSQAELARHGFKHSAATVESMEAQLILVLSGAYVGYLPEHYAQAWVDKGDLRVLLPATFGYQAPFSMIVRRGRSREPLIQTFRDLLKAQLNQA, encoded by the coding sequence ATGGCCAACGCTCTACCCGACCTGAAACTGCTGCGTATTTTCGTCAGCGTGGTCCGGCACCAGGGGTTTGCCAACGCCCAGCACGAACTCAACCTTTCGACATCGGCCATCAGCACTTACATGAGCCAGCTCGAATCGGCCCTGGGCCTGGTGCTGTGTCATCGCGGGCGGGGTGGGTTCAGCCTGACCAGCAAGGGCGAATTGTTCCACCAGGAAACCCTGCGCCTGCTGGGTGAGCTCGAAGGGTTCGAACAGTATGCGGCGGCCCTCAAGGGGGAGCTGCGCGGCACGCTGAACCTGGGCGTGATCGACTCCACCGTCAGCGACAAGGCCTTGCCATTCGCCGAGGCCATCGGTGCCTACAGCCAGGAGCATCCGGCGGTGCACCTGCACCTGTCCGTCCTGAGCCCTTATGAACTGCAGCTCGGTGTGCAGGACAACCGCCTGGACCTGGCCATCGGCGCGTTTTCCACGCGCATGAGCGGGCTGGTCTACATGCCGCTGTACCGCGAGCAGCATTGGTTGTATTGCAGCAATCGCCACCCGTTGTTCCACGAGCGGCGCATCCCCGAACCAGTCATTACCCAGCAGCGTATGGTCGGACGCGGGTATTGGAGCCAGGCCGAACTGGCCCGCCATGGTTTCAAGCACAGCGCGGCGACGGTGGAGAGCATGGAGGCGCAGTTGATCCTGGTGTTGTCCGGTGCCTATGTCGGTTACTTGCCCGAGCATTACGCCCAGGCCTGGGTCGACAAGGGCGATTTGCGGGTGCTGCTGCCGGCCACCTTTGGCTACCAGGCGCCGTTTTCGATGATCGTGCGCCGTGGCCGCAGCCGCGAACCTTTGATCCAGACCTTCCGCGACCTGCTCAAGGCGCAGCTCAACCAGGCCTGA
- a CDS encoding hemolysin secretion protein D has protein sequence MSAQTPDPTARSYFGSFNKSAESEFMAETASAALQDSPRRSRVTVWLAAGLIITGLVWAKLAVLQEVTTGEGKAIPSSKVQVIQNLEGGIVTEIFVREGQMVNKGDTLLRLDDTRFLSNKGESEADRYALTAQVERLSAEAEGRPFTLSAEVASKAPQVAEDERALYEQRQRRLASEKRTLTEQLRQKTQELAEFRSKQSQFSSALALLQEEMNMSAPLVKTGAVSPVEILRLKRNAVEIRGSLNATTLAIPRAESAINEIKSKIDESEQTFRSDAAKDLNEKRTELSKITASSIAIDDRVSRTTVVSPVHGVIKQLKVNTIGGVVQPGSDMVEIVPLEDNLLIEAKVRPQDVAFLHPGQKAMVKFSAYDYTIYGGLSARLELIGADTITDDKGNSFYLIQVRTDKNHLGGDVKPLLIIPGMVATVDIITGEKSVLDYLLKPVLKARTEAMRER, from the coding sequence ATGTCTGCCCAAACACCCGATCCAACTGCCCGAAGCTACTTCGGCAGTTTCAACAAAAGCGCCGAAAGCGAGTTCATGGCGGAAACCGCCAGCGCGGCGTTGCAGGATTCGCCTCGGCGATCGCGGGTCACCGTGTGGCTGGCCGCCGGGCTGATCATCACCGGGTTGGTCTGGGCGAAGCTGGCGGTCTTGCAGGAAGTCACCACCGGCGAAGGCAAGGCGATTCCGTCGAGCAAAGTGCAGGTGATCCAGAACCTGGAAGGCGGCATCGTCACCGAGATTTTCGTGCGCGAAGGCCAGATGGTGAACAAGGGTGACACCCTGTTGCGCCTGGATGACACGCGGTTCCTGTCGAACAAGGGCGAAAGCGAAGCCGACCGCTACGCCTTGACCGCCCAGGTCGAACGGCTCTCGGCCGAGGCCGAGGGGCGCCCCTTCACGCTGTCGGCCGAGGTGGCCAGCAAGGCCCCGCAAGTGGCCGAGGACGAACGCGCGCTGTACGAACAACGGCAACGGCGCCTGGCCAGCGAAAAACGGACCCTGACCGAACAACTGCGGCAGAAGACCCAGGAACTGGCGGAGTTTCGCTCCAAGCAAAGCCAGTTCAGCTCTGCCCTGGCCTTGCTGCAAGAAGAAATGAACATGTCCGCGCCCTTGGTGAAGACCGGGGCCGTGTCGCCGGTGGAGATCCTGCGGCTCAAACGCAACGCGGTGGAAATCCGCGGCTCGCTCAACGCCACCACCCTGGCCATTCCCCGGGCCGAATCGGCGATCAATGAGATCAAGAGCAAGATCGACGAATCGGAACAGACCTTCCGCTCAGACGCGGCCAAGGACCTCAACGAAAAACGCACCGAGCTGTCGAAAATCACCGCCTCGAGCATCGCCATCGACGACCGCGTGTCCCGCACCACCGTGGTCTCGCCGGTGCACGGGGTGATCAAGCAATTGAAGGTCAACACCATCGGCGGCGTGGTGCAGCCGGGCAGCGACATGGTGGAAATCGTGCCCTTGGAAGACAACCTGCTGATCGAAGCCAAGGTCCGTCCGCAGGACGTGGCATTCCTGCATCCGGGCCAGAAAGCCATGGTCAAGTTCAGCGCCTACGACTACACCATCTACGGCGGACTGAGCGCCCGCCTCGAACTGATCGGCGCCGACACCATCACCGACGACAAGGGCAACAGCTTCTACCTGATCCAGGTCCGCACCGACAAAAACCACTTGGGGGGCGACGTGAAGCCGCTGCTGATCATCCCGGGGATGGTGGCGACCGTGGACATCATCACCGGAGAGAAAAGCGTGCTGGACTACTTGCTCAAACCGGTGCTGAAGGCGCGGACCGAGGCGATGCGCGAGCGGTAG
- a CDS encoding DTW domain-containing protein gives MSRIHCPRCHRPQSHCLCPLIPSLDSRTRVLLLQHPSEVNHALNTARLAALGLNNAELIVGEVFEDLPQLLHRPGYQARLLFPGEVAQPLQAYAASDDPLLLVVPDGTWRKARKLLHLNPLLAALPRVTLADGGVSRYRLRKAPGPGALSTVEAIVQALQVLEAPTSFEPLLKPFEALIEGQIAAMGEQTFRRNHAEK, from the coding sequence ATGTCCCGAATCCATTGCCCGCGTTGCCACCGGCCACAAAGCCATTGCCTGTGCCCGCTGATTCCCAGCCTCGACAGCCGTACCCGGGTGTTGCTGCTGCAGCATCCCAGCGAAGTCAATCACGCCTTGAACACCGCCCGGCTGGCGGCCCTGGGGTTGAACAATGCCGAGCTGATCGTGGGCGAAGTGTTCGAAGACTTGCCGCAATTGCTCCACCGGCCGGGGTATCAGGCACGCCTGCTGTTTCCCGGCGAGGTCGCGCAACCGTTGCAGGCTTATGCAGCGTCCGACGATCCACTGCTGTTGGTGGTGCCGGACGGTACCTGGCGCAAGGCGCGCAAGTTGCTGCACCTCAATCCATTGCTGGCGGCACTGCCGAGGGTGACGCTGGCTGACGGCGGGGTGTCCCGCTATCGCTTGCGCAAGGCACCGGGGCCAGGGGCGCTGTCGACGGTGGAGGCGATTGTCCAGGCATTGCAGGTACTGGAGGCACCGACGAGTTTCGAGCCGTTGCTGAAGCCGTTCGAGGCGTTGATCGAAGGGCAGATTGCGGCGATGGGGGAGCAGACGTTTCGGCGCAACCATGCTGAAAAATAG
- a CDS encoding nitrate reductase: MHNNNENSLTQIETNGVEQIPDHERTAGPGDLFRLIFGGANTFATAVLGSFPVLFGLSFQAGAWAIVLGVLVGSIILAPMGLFGPLNGTNNAVSSGAHFGVHGRIVGSFLSLLTAIAFFSLSVWSSGDALIGGAKRLVGVPETDLSLGLAYGLFALLVLTVCIYGFRFMLWVNRVAVWAASLLFLLGIVAFAPSFDSQFAGTVGFGQPGFWAAFIGAALVAMSNPISFGAFLGDWSRYIPRHTSKRRIMLAVIAAQLATLIPFLFGLATATIVAIKAPDYIAANNYVGGLLAVSPSWFFLPVCLIAVIGGMSTGTTSLYGTGLDMSSVFPRLLSRVKATLLIGLLSIAFIFIGRFAANLVQSVSTFAVLIITCTTPWMVIMIIGLLVRRGFYCPDDLQVFTRGETGGRYWFNHGWNWRGLGAWIPSALVGLCFVNLPGQFVGPLGELAGGIDISLPVTLGLASVVYLVLLGLFAEPAAVYGPQDPRSKDASVPIDPSALRQTA; encoded by the coding sequence ATGCATAACAATAATGAAAACAGCCTTACGCAAATCGAAACCAACGGGGTCGAACAGATCCCGGACCACGAACGCACCGCCGGCCCGGGCGATCTGTTTCGCCTGATCTTCGGCGGCGCCAACACCTTCGCCACCGCCGTGCTGGGCAGTTTCCCGGTGCTGTTCGGCCTGTCGTTCCAGGCCGGGGCCTGGGCGATCGTCCTGGGGGTGTTGGTGGGTTCGATCATCCTCGCCCCCATGGGCCTGTTCGGCCCGCTCAACGGCACCAACAACGCGGTGTCCTCCGGTGCGCACTTCGGTGTGCATGGTCGGATCGTCGGTTCGTTCCTGTCGCTGCTGACCGCCATCGCGTTCTTCTCGTTGTCGGTGTGGAGCTCCGGAGATGCGTTGATCGGCGGCGCCAAGCGGCTGGTCGGCGTCCCGGAAACCGACCTGAGCCTGGGCCTGGCCTACGGCCTGTTCGCCCTGCTGGTGTTGACGGTGTGCATCTACGGCTTTCGCTTCATGCTGTGGGTCAACCGTGTGGCCGTGTGGGCCGCCAGCTTGCTGTTCCTGCTGGGCATCGTGGCGTTCGCGCCGAGCTTCGACAGCCAGTTCGCCGGCACCGTCGGGTTTGGTCAACCGGGCTTCTGGGCGGCGTTCATCGGCGCGGCGCTGGTGGCCATGAGCAACCCGATTTCCTTCGGCGCGTTCCTCGGTGACTGGTCGCGCTACATCCCGCGCCACACCTCCAAGCGGCGCATCATGCTGGCGGTGATCGCCGCACAACTGGCCACCCTGATCCCGTTCCTGTTCGGCCTCGCCACCGCCACCATCGTGGCGATCAAGGCCCCGGACTACATCGCGGCGAACAACTACGTGGGCGGGCTGCTGGCGGTGTCGCCGAGCTGGTTCTTCCTGCCAGTGTGCCTGATCGCGGTGATTGGCGGCATGTCCACCGGCACCACGTCGCTGTATGGCACCGGGCTGGACATGTCCAGCGTGTTCCCACGGCTGTTGTCGCGGGTCAAGGCGACGTTGCTGATCGGCCTGCTGTCGATTGCCTTCATCTTCATCGGGCGCTTCGCCGCGAACCTGGTGCAGAGCGTGTCGACCTTCGCCGTGCTGATCATCACCTGCACCACCCCGTGGATGGTGATCATGATCATCGGCCTGCTGGTGCGACGCGGTTTCTACTGCCCGGACGACCTGCAAGTGTTCACCCGAGGCGAAACCGGCGGACGCTACTGGTTCAACCATGGCTGGAACTGGCGCGGCCTGGGAGCGTGGATCCCCAGCGCACTGGTCGGGCTGTGCTTCGTCAACCTGCCGGGGCAGTTCGTCGGCCCGTTGGGTGAACTGGCCGGTGGCATCGACATCAGCCTGCCGGTGACCCTGGGCCTGGCGTCGGTGGTGTACCTGGTGTTGCTTGGGCTGTTCGCCGAGCCGGCGGCGGTGTATGGGCCGCAGGATCCGCGTAGCAAAGACGCTTCGGTGCCCATCGATCCATCAGCCCTCAGGCAAACCGCCTGA
- a CDS encoding sodium:solute symporter: MALDLIVVLLYATGMIALGWYGMRRAKTRDDYLVAGRNLGPGFYLGTMAATVLGGASTIGIVRLGYVHGISGFWLCGAIGLGIVGLSLFLAKPLLKLKIYTVTQVLERRYNPAARHASALIMLVYALMIGATSTIAIGTVMQVLFGLPFWVSILVGGGVVVLYSTIGGMWSLTLTDIVQFLIMTIGLVFLLMPMSIVDAGGWDAMVAKLPASYFDFTAIGWDTILTYFLIYFFGIFIGQDIWQRVFTARSEGVAKVAGTAAGLYCVLYGLAGALIGMAAKVLLPDLANVNNAFASVVQTSLPNGIRGLVVAAALAALMSTAAAGLLAASTTVVQDLLPRLRQGREGGSGDVHENRIATLLMGALVLVIALVVSDVISALTLAYNLLVGGMLIPLIGAIYWKRATTAGAISSMSLGFLTALFFMVKDGLDANTPIYYSLSVALVSFVVVSLLSPRANAVAKMV; this comes from the coding sequence ATGGCTTTGGACTTAATCGTCGTTCTTCTCTACGCCACGGGCATGATCGCCCTGGGCTGGTATGGCATGCGTCGCGCCAAGACCCGCGACGACTACCTGGTCGCCGGACGCAACCTCGGCCCGGGCTTCTACCTGGGCACCATGGCCGCGACGGTCCTGGGCGGCGCGTCCACCATCGGCATCGTGCGCCTGGGCTATGTCCATGGGATTTCCGGCTTCTGGCTGTGCGGCGCCATCGGCCTGGGCATCGTCGGCCTGAGCCTGTTTCTGGCCAAGCCGCTGCTCAAACTCAAGATCTACACCGTGACCCAGGTGCTGGAGCGCCGCTACAACCCGGCCGCGCGTCACGCCAGTGCGCTGATCATGCTGGTGTATGCGTTGATGATCGGCGCCACCTCGACCATCGCCATCGGCACGGTGATGCAAGTGCTGTTCGGCCTGCCCTTCTGGGTCTCGATCCTGGTGGGCGGTGGCGTGGTGGTGCTGTACTCCACCATCGGCGGCATGTGGTCGCTGACCCTCACCGACATCGTGCAGTTTCTGATCATGACCATCGGCCTGGTGTTCCTGCTGATGCCGATGTCCATCGTCGACGCCGGCGGTTGGGATGCGATGGTGGCGAAACTGCCGGCCAGTTACTTCGATTTCACCGCCATTGGCTGGGACACCATCCTTACCTACTTCCTGATCTACTTCTTCGGGATTTTCATCGGCCAGGACATCTGGCAGCGGGTGTTCACCGCTCGCAGCGAAGGCGTGGCGAAAGTGGCCGGCACCGCCGCCGGTCTGTATTGCGTGCTCTATGGCCTGGCCGGGGCATTGATCGGCATGGCCGCCAAGGTGTTGCTGCCGGACCTTGCCAACGTCAACAACGCCTTTGCCAGCGTGGTCCAGACCAGCCTGCCCAACGGGATTCGCGGGCTGGTGGTCGCCGCTGCCCTGGCGGCCTTGATGTCCACCGCCGCAGCTGGCCTGCTCGCGGCGTCCACCACGGTGGTGCAGGACCTGTTGCCACGTTTGCGCCAAGGCCGTGAAGGCGGCAGCGGCGATGTCCACGAGAACCGCATCGCCACCCTGCTGATGGGGGCATTGGTGTTGGTTATCGCCCTGGTGGTCAGTGACGTCATCAGCGCCCTGACCCTGGCCTATAACCTGTTGGTGGGCGGCATGCTGATCCCGTTGATTGGCGCCATCTACTGGAAACGCGCCACCACCGCCGGCGCGATCAGCAGCATGTCGCTGGGCTTCCTGACGGCGTTGTTCTTCATGGTCAAGGACGGCCTGGACGCCAACACGCCGATCTACTACAGCCTGAGCGTGGC
- a CDS encoding agmatinase, with the protein MDKILHQPLGGNEMPRFGGIATMMRLPHVPTAAGLDAAFVGVPLDIGTSLRAGTRFGPREIRAESVMIRPYNMATGAAPFDSLSVADIGDVAINTFNLLDAVRIIEESYHTILEHDVIPLTLGGDHTITLPILRAIHKKHGKVGLVHIDAHADVNDHMFGEKIAHGTTFRRAVEEGLLDCDRVVQIGLRAQGYTADDFNWSRRQGFRVVQAEECWHHSLAPLMAEVREKVGGGPVYLSFDIDGIDPAWAPGTGTPEIGGLTTIQAIEIVRGCQGLDLVGCDLVEVSPPYDTTGNTSLLGANLLYEMLCVLPGVAHR; encoded by the coding sequence GTGGACAAGATTCTTCACCAGCCACTGGGCGGCAACGAAATGCCGCGCTTCGGCGGCATCGCCACCATGATGCGCCTTCCCCACGTGCCCACCGCCGCCGGCCTGGACGCTGCCTTCGTCGGCGTGCCGCTGGACATCGGCACCTCCCTGCGCGCCGGCACCCGTTTCGGGCCCCGCGAGATCCGCGCCGAATCGGTGATGATCCGCCCCTACAACATGGCCACCGGCGCTGCGCCCTTCGACTCGCTGTCGGTCGCCGACATCGGCGACGTGGCAATCAACACCTTCAACCTGCTGGACGCGGTACGGATCATCGAAGAGTCGTACCACACCATCCTCGAACACGACGTCATCCCCCTGACCCTGGGCGGCGACCACACCATCACGCTGCCGATCCTGCGGGCCATCCACAAGAAACACGGAAAGGTCGGCCTGGTGCACATCGACGCCCACGCCGACGTGAACGACCACATGTTCGGCGAGAAGATCGCCCACGGCACCACGTTCCGCCGGGCCGTGGAAGAGGGCCTGCTCGATTGCGATCGCGTGGTGCAGATCGGCCTGCGCGCCCAGGGCTATACCGCCGATGACTTCAACTGGAGCCGCCGCCAGGGCTTTCGCGTGGTCCAGGCCGAAGAGTGCTGGCACCATTCCCTGGCGCCGCTGATGGCTGAAGTCCGGGAGAAGGTCGGGGGCGGCCCGGTGTACCTGAGCTTTGACATCGACGGCATCGACCCGGCCTGGGCCCCAGGCACCGGCACCCCGGAAATCGGCGGTCTGACCACCATCCAGGCGATCGAAATCGTGCGCGGCTGCCAGGGCCTCGACCTGGTCGGTTGCGATCTGGTAGAAGTCTCGCCGCCGTACGACACCACCGGCAATACCTCGCTGCTGGGCGCCAACCTGCTGTACGAGATGCTCTGCGTACTGCCTGGCGTGGCTCATCGCTGA
- a CDS encoding ketosteroid isomerase, with the protein MNEREQVLLAAAELVAAFASNDREAYFGAFTADASFVFHTLEQPLLSRDAYQALWDRWRSEDGFEVLACTSSNAFVSLQGDVAVFIHDVATELRLQGERHFSQERETILFRKQEGRTQEQQGLWLACHEHLSAMPEGLPPP; encoded by the coding sequence ATGAACGAACGCGAGCAAGTCCTGCTGGCCGCCGCCGAACTGGTGGCGGCCTTCGCCAGCAACGACCGCGAGGCTTACTTCGGCGCGTTCACCGCCGATGCGAGTTTCGTGTTCCACACCCTCGAACAGCCGTTGCTGTCACGCGATGCCTACCAGGCGTTGTGGGATCGCTGGCGGTCCGAGGATGGCTTCGAGGTGCTGGCGTGCACCTCGAGCAACGCCTTCGTCAGCCTGCAAGGTGACGTGGCGGTTTTCATCCATGACGTGGCCACCGAGCTGCGCTTGCAAGGGGAGCGACACTTTAGCCAGGAGCGCGAAACCATCCTGTTCCGCAAGCAGGAAGGACGCACACAAGAACAACAGGGCCTTTGGCTGGCCTGCCATGAACATTTGTCCGCCATGCCGGAAGGGCTGCCACCCCCTTAG